From a region of the Megalops cyprinoides isolate fMegCyp1 chromosome 13, fMegCyp1.pri, whole genome shotgun sequence genome:
- the LOC118788312 gene encoding membrane progestin receptor gamma-A-like, with translation MLSLIKLPRVFTINQVPKVFHEDSIISGYRHPCSSATDCLLSLFQLTNETLNIWTHFLPTWYFLWKLLVVLLMQDAWCDAFRWPLLVFLVSACLYPLASSCAHTFSTMSARARHVCFFFDYGALSFYSLGSAITYSAYVIPDRWVNSTFHRCYIPIAVLNTVICTGLACYSRLGLPFLQYNPNVVKRAPECHSPKLGKALRVLAFAYPYLFDNIPLFYRVFVCTGEGCTDNETNTLHYRHTALAFFTAFLFITHLPERLAPGCFDYIGHSHQLFHVCGIIGTQFQMEAIEQDMVVRRAWLLAHAPSVTLASTLGAGLLAVILSLCVIYIFSLPLFWTSPKKKGPLQALASKILAKLQPLS, from the exons ATGCTGAGCCTCATCAAACTGCCCCGCGTCTTCACCATCAACCAGGTGCCCAAA gtgttCCACGAGGACAGCATCATCTCGGGGTACCGTCACCCCTGCAGCTCTGCCACTGACTGCCTCCTCAGCCTCTTTCAGCTGACCAATGAGACTCTCAACATCTGGACCCACTTCCTGCCTACCTG GTACTTCCTGTGGAAGctgctggtggtgctgctgATGCAGGATGCGTGGTGCGATGCCTTCAGGTGGCCGCTGCTGGTGTTCCTGGTGTCGGCCTGCTTGTACCCGCTGGCCTCCAGCTGTGCCCACACCTTCAGCACCATGTCCGCCCGCGCCCGCCATGTCTGCTTCTTCTTCGACTACGGAGCACTCAGCTTCTACAGCCTGG GTTCAGCTATAACCTATTCTGCATACGTGATCCCGGACAGATGGGTGAACAGCACTTTCCACCGATGCTACATCCCCATAGCAGTGCTCAACACAGTCATCTGCACTGGACTGGCCTGCTACTCCAG GCTTGGCTTGCCCTTTCTGCAGTATAACCCTAATGTCGTAAAAAG GGCTCCAGAGTGCCACAGCCCAAAGCTAGGCAAAGCCCTGCGTGTTCTGGCCTTTGCCTACCCCTACCTGTTCGACAACATCCCACTGTTCTACAGG gtgtttgtgtgcactggAGAAGGCTGCACTGACAATGAGACCAACACCCTACATTACCGCCACACCGCACTGGCCTTCTTCACTGCCTTCCTTTTCATCACTCACCTTCCTGAGCGCCTGGCCCCCGGCTGCTTCGACTACATCG GCCATAGCCACCAGCTCTTCCATGTCTGTGGCATCATTGGTACCCAGTTCCAGATGGAGGCCATCGAGCAGGACATGGTAGTGAGGCGGGCGTGGCTCCTGGCTCACGCTCCGTCCGTCACCCTGGCCAGCACCCTGGGGGCGGGGCTACTGGCTGTGATCCTCAGCCTGTGTGTTATCTACATCTTCAGTCTGCCCCTTTTCTGGACCTCCCCGAAAAAGAAAGGACCCCTGCAGGCGCTTGCTAGCAAGATCCTCGCAAAGCTCCAGCCACTCAGCTAA